A section of the Streptococcus oriscaviae genome encodes:
- a CDS encoding helix-turn-helix domain-containing protein: MFTWNFGSVYKTIRRSKGLTQKKVCGGFLSMTTLSKIENHHVVPSVEHMIFLLDQLNMSVEEFHYICNLYQPSNRQKIFSQYQKVAQKPKIAEIQRLIDSCDDYLSKQHDVPVEHLRSVLKIVLFMRQHGPNKKDREFEQLTEKIYHYLDKQDTWYMSDLKLLQTILYAFPVKNLPHLTKRIFESLEKYKDFHNIKEAQVSILTNVSTIYFYNQLLKDCEKITLRTLELAKKLKRYDSLGFAQVRLGICRGDDALIENGLAILRLTDEQDLLTMLEDEVKKYR; this comes from the coding sequence ATGTTTACTTGGAATTTTGGAAGTGTTTATAAAACTATTCGGCGCTCTAAGGGGCTGACTCAAAAAAAGGTTTGTGGTGGATTCTTGTCAATGACGACCCTATCTAAAATCGAAAATCATCATGTTGTGCCGAGTGTTGAGCATATGATTTTCTTGCTTGATCAACTTAACATGTCCGTGGAAGAATTTCATTACATCTGTAATCTGTATCAGCCAAGTAACCGCCAAAAAATATTTTCTCAATATCAAAAAGTCGCTCAAAAACCTAAGATAGCTGAGATTCAGCGTTTAATTGATAGTTGTGATGACTATCTGAGTAAGCAACATGATGTTCCTGTTGAGCATCTACGAAGCGTCCTAAAAATTGTTCTATTTATGCGACAACATGGCCCTAATAAAAAAGATAGGGAATTTGAGCAATTGACTGAAAAAATTTATCACTATTTGGACAAGCAAGATACTTGGTATATGAGTGATCTAAAACTCTTACAAACTATTTTGTATGCTTTTCCTGTGAAAAATCTGCCTCATTTGACCAAGCGTATTTTTGAAAGCTTAGAAAAGTACAAAGACTTTCACAATATCAAAGAAGCTCAAGTAAGTATCCTTACCAATGTATCAACTATTTATTTTTACAACCAGTTACTTAAAGATTGTGAAAAGATTACCCTTAGAACCTTAGAACTCGCCAAAAAACTGAAACGCTATGATTCCCTCGGTTTTGCTCAGGTTCGTCTCGGCATCTGCCGTGGGGATGATGCCTTGATTGAGAATGGTTTGGCCATCCTGCGCTTGACAGATGAGCAGGACTTGCTGACGATGTTGGAAGATGAAGTAAAAAAATACCGTTGA
- the recG gene encoding ATP-dependent DNA helicase RecG, protein MIHLDDNLAVLPGIGPKSAEKYKKLNLVTVGDLLFHYPFRYEDFESKSVLDLQDGEKALVLGQVVTPAQVQYYGFKRNRLRFSIKQGELIISVSFFNQPYLADKVEVGADIAIWGKWDKAKASLVGMKVMGQVTEDLQPVYHLAQGISQTNLVKLVKAAVDKGYLELVTENLPQILLDRYQLMKRKEAVFAMHFPKDLQEYRQALRRIKFEELFYFQLRLQVLKAENKKQTNGLAIAYQAEALKEMMGRLPFELTQAQETALSEILADMQSGSHMNRLLQGDVGSGKTVVAGLAMYAAHTAGMQSAIMVPTEILAEQHYDSLSQLFPDLSIALLTGGMRAAPRRTALAAIASGQVDIIVGTHALIQEGVTYHQLGLVVTDEQHRFGVHQRRQLREKGENPDVLMMTATPIPRTLAITAFGEMDVSIINQLPAGRKPIITRWVKHEQVPVVLEWLEKELTKGAQVYFISPLIEESEVLDLKNAVALKEDLSAYFGERAKIALLHGKMKNEEKDAIMQDFKSGQTDILVSTTVIEVGVNVPNATVMVIMDADRFGLSQLHQLRGRVGRGHKQSYAILVANPKTESGKDRMKIMTETTDGFILAEEDLKMRGAGEIFGTRQSGLPEFHVANIIEDYAILEEARRVASQIVADKDWQNQPQWQILLPHLQRSDNLD, encoded by the coding sequence ATGATACATTTGGATGACAACTTGGCAGTCTTACCGGGGATTGGCCCCAAGTCTGCGGAGAAATACAAGAAACTGAATCTAGTAACGGTAGGAGATCTCTTGTTTCACTATCCTTTTCGTTATGAAGATTTTGAAAGCAAGTCGGTTCTGGACTTGCAAGATGGAGAGAAGGCACTCGTGCTGGGACAGGTAGTAACACCGGCTCAGGTTCAGTACTATGGTTTTAAACGCAACCGCCTGCGCTTTTCCATCAAGCAGGGAGAACTCATTATTTCGGTTTCCTTTTTTAACCAGCCCTATCTAGCGGATAAGGTCGAAGTGGGAGCAGATATTGCTATTTGGGGGAAATGGGATAAGGCAAAAGCCAGTCTGGTTGGGATGAAAGTCATGGGACAGGTGACAGAAGACTTGCAACCGGTCTATCATTTGGCTCAAGGAATCAGCCAGACCAATCTCGTCAAATTAGTCAAGGCAGCAGTTGACAAGGGCTATCTGGAATTGGTGACCGAGAATTTACCTCAAATTTTACTGGATCGTTACCAGCTCATGAAACGCAAAGAAGCCGTTTTTGCCATGCACTTTCCAAAAGATTTGCAGGAATACCGTCAAGCACTCAGGCGGATAAAATTCGAGGAATTGTTCTACTTCCAGCTACGTTTGCAGGTACTAAAGGCAGAAAATAAAAAACAGACCAACGGCCTTGCGATTGCCTATCAGGCAGAGGCTTTGAAGGAAATGATGGGGCGTCTGCCTTTTGAGCTGACCCAGGCCCAAGAAACGGCCCTGTCGGAGATATTAGCCGACATGCAATCAGGGAGCCACATGAACCGGCTTTTGCAGGGAGATGTCGGCTCTGGAAAGACTGTTGTGGCAGGCCTAGCCATGTACGCAGCCCATACCGCCGGCATGCAGTCTGCCATTATGGTACCGACTGAGATATTGGCTGAACAGCACTATGACAGTTTGAGCCAACTCTTTCCTGACTTATCTATTGCCCTCCTGACCGGAGGAATGCGGGCAGCACCGAGGCGGACAGCCCTTGCGGCCATTGCTTCAGGACAGGTAGATATTATCGTCGGCACCCACGCCCTCATTCAAGAGGGAGTCACCTATCATCAGCTAGGCTTGGTCGTAACCGACGAACAGCACCGATTTGGTGTCCATCAGCGCCGGCAGCTCCGTGAAAAAGGAGAGAATCCGGATGTTCTCATGATGACAGCGACACCTATCCCACGAACCTTAGCCATCACAGCTTTTGGGGAGATGGATGTGTCGATTATCAACCAGCTTCCGGCCGGCCGCAAACCCATCATTACCCGCTGGGTCAAGCATGAACAGGTTCCAGTTGTCCTTGAATGGCTGGAAAAAGAGCTGACCAAGGGAGCTCAGGTCTACTTTATTTCTCCCTTGATTGAGGAATCTGAAGTCCTTGATTTGAAAAATGCAGTAGCGCTCAAGGAAGACCTGTCTGCCTATTTTGGTGAGCGAGCCAAGATTGCCCTTCTTCATGGCAAGATGAAAAACGAGGAAAAAGATGCGATCATGCAAGATTTTAAGTCTGGACAAACAGATATTCTAGTATCCACCACAGTTATTGAAGTGGGGGTCAATGTTCCCAACGCCACAGTCATGGTGATTATGGATGCGGATCGTTTTGGTCTCAGTCAGCTTCATCAGCTACGTGGCCGCGTCGGGCGTGGGCATAAACAGTCCTATGCTATCCTTGTCGCCAACCCCAAAACAGAATCCGGTAAGGATCGGATGAAGATTATGACCGAAACGACCGACGGCTTCATCCTAGCAGAAGAGGACTTGAAGATGAGGGGGGCTGGGGAAATTTTTGGCACCCGCCAATCTGGCTTGCCAGAATTTCACGTTGCCAACATCATTGAGGACTACGCCATCTTAGAAGAAGCTAGGCGCGTTGCCAGCCAGATTGTGGCTGACAAAGACTGGCAAAACCAACCTCAATGGCAAATCCTCCTTCCCCACCTTCAAAGGAGTGACAATTTAGATTAG
- a CDS encoding CHAP domain-containing protein: MKKYLGKAVVASLALGAGFFVSKQVSADTYTVREGDSFYSIAQAFQMDIYELAANNQLGIYDLIVPGQTLEVPSQAQAPVPAAALPATGTTAYTIEYGDSFSSIAQAFNMDYIELASINNLSIYDLLIPGQTLQVSGQVQPEAATEIADSYYLPGYSYEPGINYPIGQCTWGVQKVASWAGDWWGNAADWGANAARDGFRTGSTPEVGAIISWNDGGLGHVAYVIAVESETRIQVLEANYRGQQWVDNFRGWFNPIDSVSQITYIYPN, translated from the coding sequence ATGAAAAAGTATCTAGGAAAAGCAGTTGTAGCCTCTCTTGCTTTGGGAGCAGGTTTCTTTGTTTCTAAGCAGGTTAGTGCAGATACCTATACGGTTCGTGAGGGTGATTCATTTTATTCAATCGCTCAAGCCTTCCAGATGGATATTTATGAACTAGCAGCGAACAATCAGCTGGGGATTTATGATTTGATCGTGCCGGGTCAGACCTTGGAAGTACCAAGTCAAGCTCAAGCTCCGGTTCCTGCGGCTGCTCTTCCTGCGACTGGTACGACTGCCTATACCATTGAATACGGCGATTCATTTTCTTCAATCGCTCAAGCCTTCAATATGGATTATATCGAGTTGGCTTCTATCAACAATCTCAGTATTTATGATTTGCTGATTCCGGGTCAGACCTTGCAGGTGTCGGGTCAAGTTCAGCCAGAAGCGGCAACAGAAATAGCAGACAGCTACTATCTGCCTGGATACAGCTATGAACCAGGCATCAATTATCCTATCGGTCAATGTACCTGGGGTGTGCAAAAGGTTGCTAGCTGGGCAGGCGACTGGTGGGGGAATGCCGCTGATTGGGGGGCAAATGCCGCCCGTGACGGTTTCCGTACCGGATCTACCCCTGAGGTGGGAGCTATCATTTCATGGAATGACGGGGGACTGGGGCATGTGGCCTACGTTATCGCTGTTGAAAGCGAAACCCGCATCCAGGTTCTTGAAGCCAACTACCGTGGTCAGCAATGGGTAGACAACTTCCGCGGCTGGTTCAACCCGATTGACAGTGTTAGTCAAATCACCTACATCTACCCAAATTAA
- a CDS encoding DUF1697 domain-containing protein — MRYVLLLRGINVGGRNKVVMADLRKQVQALGFTRVATYINSGNLFFDSLKSVEDISAMFQAFFEQTYPFVTAFSLFNHEDYQADYLSLPAWWQGELARKDVLFYTEQVDRQLVKDRVAALPMGDELVHFGRLGVYWGKREEKNYLQTAYHKFLLKEPFYKQVTIRNGKTLEKIGEFLSR, encoded by the coding sequence ATGCGTTATGTCTTGCTCTTGCGCGGCATCAATGTCGGCGGGAGGAATAAGGTTGTTATGGCAGACTTGCGAAAGCAGGTTCAGGCATTGGGCTTTACCAGAGTAGCTACCTATATCAACAGTGGCAACCTTTTCTTTGACAGTCTGAAAAGTGTTGAAGACATCAGCGCGATGTTCCAAGCATTTTTTGAGCAAACCTACCCATTTGTGACAGCTTTTTCCCTGTTTAACCACGAAGATTATCAGGCAGACTACCTCTCCTTACCAGCTTGGTGGCAGGGAGAACTAGCGCGAAAAGATGTTCTTTTTTATACTGAGCAAGTGGATCGGCAATTGGTCAAGGACCGAGTGGCGGCGCTGCCGATGGGAGATGAGCTGGTTCATTTTGGGCGGCTAGGTGTTTACTGGGGAAAGCGCGAGGAGAAGAACTACCTGCAAACTGCCTATCACAAGTTCTTGCTCAAAGAACCCTTTTACAAGCAGGTCACGATTCGCAATGGCAAAACATTGGAAAAAATAGGAGAGTTCCTGAGCCGATAA
- a CDS encoding serine hydrolase domain-containing protein — MSERILEKIKSQIEHRVYPGASLALYHQGQWQEYYVGSQDGLEPVTAGLTYDLASVSKVVGVGTLVIFRVNSGALELDRSLTSYYPAFQDERVTIRQLLTHTSGIDPYIPNRDSLNAQELKEAINRLKVTDNKRFHYTDVNFLLLGFLLEEMTGRRLDELIDEEVLEPFGMSETSFGPVSQAVPTVRGQKPGLVHDPKARVLGRHAGSAGLFSTVKDLEIFLEHYLTDDFAKDLTQDYGFDAERKRSLAWDKKGDWLSHTGYTGTFIMYHRKHQQAVIFLSNRTFEKDERPQWKKDRNQLMELIRTVMDAKISR, encoded by the coding sequence ATGAGCGAACGTATTCTAGAAAAAATCAAGAGCCAGATTGAGCACCGTGTGTATCCAGGTGCCAGTCTGGCCCTTTATCATCAAGGGCAGTGGCAGGAATACTATGTGGGCAGTCAGGATGGCTTGGAGCCGGTTACGGCTGGCTTGACCTATGACTTGGCCAGTGTTTCTAAAGTAGTCGGCGTGGGAACTTTAGTGATTTTTCGGGTCAATAGCGGAGCCTTAGAGCTAGACCGGTCACTAACATCCTATTATCCAGCCTTTCAGGATGAACGGGTCACCATTCGCCAACTCTTGACCCATACCAGCGGTATCGACCCCTATATCCCTAATCGCGACAGTCTGAATGCCCAAGAGTTAAAAGAGGCTATCAATCGGCTTAAGGTTACAGACAACAAGCGATTCCACTATACGGATGTTAATTTTTTATTGCTGGGCTTTTTGTTGGAGGAGATGACAGGCCGCCGTTTGGATGAGCTGATTGATGAAGAGGTTCTTGAGCCTTTTGGAATGAGTGAAACGTCCTTTGGGCCAGTATCTCAGGCCGTTCCTACGGTTCGGGGGCAAAAACCTGGACTGGTTCACGATCCCAAGGCGCGTGTTTTGGGAAGGCATGCAGGCAGCGCCGGACTTTTTTCCACCGTTAAGGATTTGGAAATATTTTTGGAACATTATCTGACAGATGATTTTGCCAAGGACTTGACACAGGACTATGGTTTTGATGCGGAGAGAAAGCGGTCACTGGCCTGGGATAAAAAGGGGGATTGGCTGTCCCACACAGGCTATACCGGTACCTTTATCATGTACCATCGCAAGCATCAACAGGCGGTCATCTTCTTGTCCAATCGAACCTTTGAGAAGGATGAACGGCCCCAGTGGAAGAAGGATCGCAACCAGCTGATGGAGCTGATCCGAACCGTAATGGATGCCAAAATCAGCCGCTAA
- a CDS encoding CppA N-terminal domain-containing protein, which translates to MFRVENQIVPALRVNNRSVNQTFLEENLGMKTWLEEGPFVELGALTSPTVQLVLVESPSMRTRAVQGPKKLAKIVIKVAQAQEIEALLARGASFTNLYKGKKGYAFEATSPEGDCFLLHAEEDRADLVAILPPAVFTASEDFDKLTEFEVEAIYIRSPQPAVSQAFYQKLLPNQQVLFFQEGQGPDLLTAAEEVWDLDSLRLKVAKDANWSDLEEQLEVPYFKDRKGRFLQTLDPSKIELWFEK; encoded by the coding sequence ATGTTTAGAGTTGAAAACCAGATTGTGCCTGCGCTGCGGGTCAACAATCGCAGTGTAAACCAGACCTTCCTAGAGGAAAATCTAGGGATGAAAACCTGGTTAGAAGAAGGGCCGTTTGTAGAGCTAGGAGCGCTCACAAGCCCAACGGTTCAGTTAGTCCTAGTCGAATCGCCGAGTATGCGCACCAGAGCAGTCCAAGGGCCTAAAAAGTTAGCCAAGATTGTTATCAAGGTCGCCCAAGCTCAGGAAATCGAGGCCTTGTTGGCTCGTGGTGCTTCATTTACCAACCTTTATAAAGGAAAAAAGGGATACGCCTTTGAAGCGACCTCGCCTGAGGGGGATTGTTTTTTGCTCCACGCAGAAGAAGATCGAGCCGACTTGGTTGCTATCTTGCCGCCAGCTGTCTTTACAGCCTCTGAGGACTTTGATAAGCTGACCGAATTTGAAGTGGAAGCAATCTATATCCGTAGCCCTCAGCCGGCTGTCAGCCAGGCCTTCTATCAGAAGCTCTTGCCCAATCAGCAAGTCTTGTTTTTCCAAGAAGGACAAGGACCAGATCTCTTGACAGCAGCAGAAGAGGTTTGGGATTTGGATAGCCTGCGATTGAAAGTAGCCAAGGACGCAAACTGGTCTGACTTGGAAGAACAGCTGGAAGTTCCTTATTTCAAGGACAGAAAAGGTCGCTTCCTTCAGACCCTTGACCCAAGCAAGATAGAACTTTGGTTTGAAAAATGA